The following proteins are encoded in a genomic region of Candidatus Cybelea sp.:
- a CDS encoding UDP-N-acetylmuramoyl-L-alanyl-D-glutamate--2,6-diaminopimelate ligase has product MAAKRRKSFAELLERLPRSRVLSGRAGVISGIAIDSRAVETGDIFVALRGEHTDGHRFVGDALARGAAAVVVDAPIDGAQSGNAAVVLVPDTKRALSQLAATFYGDPSGGLDVIGVTGTNGKTTVTHMVSSILNRAGIPCAVMGTVGAEFARRRWELHNTTPLPPELHRVLAAMRDDGARAVALEVSSHALALERVDDVRFSVAALTNVTRDHLDFHGSPDAYAAAKRRLFDLSPHGVLNVDDECGARWAGELRRAGRSALTYGLRSGADLVPERIVLGASGSRFVVDGRPYELGLPGRFNVWNALAAIGIARIMKIDERAIAQGLASLERVAGRMERLHGMGVDVVVDYAHTPDALRCALHALRETKTGSLAVVFGCGGDRDRGKRAEMGAIAVELADRIYLTNDNPRSEEPLAIVRDIAGGIADERRYVVELDRGAAISRAIAEARAGDVVLVAGKGHETYQIVGDRVLAFDDLAAAREALAKQGVAR; this is encoded by the coding sequence ATGGCCGCTAAGCGCCGCAAATCTTTCGCCGAGTTACTCGAACGCCTGCCGCGCAGCCGCGTGCTTTCCGGGCGTGCCGGCGTCATTTCCGGCATTGCGATCGACTCGCGTGCAGTGGAGACCGGCGACATCTTCGTCGCGCTGCGAGGCGAGCACACCGACGGCCATCGATTCGTCGGCGACGCGCTCGCGCGCGGCGCGGCGGCGGTAGTCGTCGACGCTCCGATCGACGGCGCGCAAAGCGGCAATGCGGCCGTCGTGCTCGTCCCCGATACCAAACGCGCGCTTTCGCAGCTCGCCGCAACCTTTTACGGAGATCCATCGGGCGGCCTCGACGTGATCGGCGTCACCGGCACGAACGGGAAGACGACGGTCACGCACATGGTTAGCTCGATCCTCAACCGCGCAGGCATTCCGTGCGCCGTAATGGGAACGGTCGGCGCCGAGTTTGCGCGGCGGCGATGGGAGCTGCACAACACCACGCCTCTACCGCCGGAACTTCATCGCGTGCTGGCAGCAATGAGGGACGACGGCGCGCGCGCCGTCGCACTCGAAGTGAGCTCTCACGCGCTGGCGCTGGAACGGGTCGACGACGTGCGCTTCTCCGTTGCCGCATTGACGAACGTCACGCGCGATCACCTCGACTTTCACGGCTCTCCCGACGCGTACGCCGCCGCAAAGCGCCGGCTCTTCGATCTGTCGCCGCACGGCGTGCTCAACGTCGACGACGAGTGCGGCGCGCGTTGGGCCGGCGAACTTCGCCGCGCCGGACGCAGCGCGCTGACGTACGGTCTGCGCAGCGGTGCGGATCTCGTTCCCGAACGGATAGTGCTGGGAGCATCGGGGAGCCGCTTTGTCGTCGATGGCCGCCCGTACGAGCTCGGTTTGCCCGGCCGCTTCAACGTCTGGAACGCACTGGCGGCGATCGGGATCGCGCGTATCATGAAAATCGACGAGCGCGCGATCGCCCAAGGGCTCGCTTCTCTCGAGCGCGTTGCGGGCCGGATGGAGCGGCTGCACGGGATGGGCGTGGACGTGGTCGTCGACTACGCTCATACGCCCGACGCGCTGCGCTGCGCGCTGCACGCTCTGCGCGAGACGAAGACCGGCAGTCTGGCCGTCGTGTTCGGCTGCGGCGGCGACCGCGATCGCGGGAAGCGCGCGGAGATGGGCGCGATCGCCGTCGAGCTCGCCGACCGCATCTATCTTACCAACGACAACCCGCGCAGCGAAGAGCCGCTTGCGATCGTGCGCGACATCGCCGGCGGCATCGCCGACGAACGGCGCTACGTCGTCGAACTCGATCGCGGCGCCGCAATCTCGCGGGCGATCGCCGAGGCGCGCGCCGGTGACGTCGTGCTCGTTGCGGGCAAGGGGCACGAGACGTATCAGATCGTCGGCGATCGCGTGCTCGCATTCGACGACCTCGCCGCTGCGCGCGAGGCGCTGGCAAAACAAGGAGTTGCGCGCTGA